One segment of Ipomoea triloba cultivar NCNSP0323 chromosome 12, ASM357664v1 DNA contains the following:
- the LOC115998327 gene encoding peptide deformylase 1B, chloroplastic — protein sequence MAGATMLHSSSQSLLPSLARRYSLLFDSCFHFRRLMSTGRLFHSINPNKPSPLAVRAQARRSLSSNKVKDELASPADLCFEGPLKIIVYPDPILRAKNKRIGTFDDNLKKLVDEMFDVMYRTDGIGLSAPQVGINVQLMVFNPVGERGEGEEIVLVNPRVTRYSRKMLPYNEGCLSFPGIYADVERPDSVKVDAQDINGARFTVGLTRLPARVFQHEYDHLQGILFFDRMSDEVLDTVREDLEALEKKYEDSTGLPSPERINTRKRRQAGAGFGKS from the exons ATGGCGGGTGCGACTATGCTCCACTCATCGTCTCAATCTCTTCTTCCCTCGCTGGCTCGTCGCTATTCTCTGCTCTTCGATAGCTGTTTCCATTTCCGCCGCCTCATGTCAACTGGCCGCCTCTTCCATTCCATAAACCCTAATAAACCTTCACCGCTAGCCGTTCGAGCGCAGGCTAGGCGAAGCTTATCTTCGAATAAAGTCAAGGATGAACTTGCATCTC CTGCCGATTTGTGTTTTGAGGGACCTCTGAAAATTATAGTATATCCGGATCCTATACTTAGAGCAAAGAATAAAAGAATTGGCACGTTTGATGATAATTTGAAGAAGCTAGTAGATGAAATGTTCGATGTAATGTATAG AACTGATGGCATTGGGCTGTCAGCACCCCAGGTTGGAATTAATGTTCAGCTTATGGTATTTAATCCTGTTGGTGAGCGGGGTGAAGGAGAGGAAATTGTTCTTGTAAATCCACGGGTCACCAGATATTCCAGAAAGATGCTGCCATATAATGAAGGTTGCTTATCTTTTCCTGGGATTTATGCTGATGTAGAG AGACCAGATTCTGTGAAGGTAGATGCACAGGACATAAATGGGGCTAGGTTTACAGTTGGATTGACAAGGCTTCCTGCACGGGTCTTCCAGCATGAATATGATCATTTGCAG GGAATTCTTTTCTTTGACCGAATGTCTGATGAAGTCCTAGACACTGTGCGGGAAGATTTAGAG GCTTTGGAAAAGAAATATGAGGACAGCACTGGGCTGCCAAGCCCTGAAAGGATAAATACCCGCAAAAGAAGGCAGGCTGGTGCTGGATTTGGAAAATCATGA